Proteins encoded by one window of Cyanobacteriota bacterium:
- a CDS encoding ABC transporter permease has product MPASNLLKPIVLRLHRLLSSRRDNLSVSAKVITRIQPTKGWGSLNLHELWDYRDLIYFLLWREVKGRYRQMALGPLWIILQPLLMVLINTVIFGIIARLPSDNLPYPVFNYAGVLPWSFFAAAVSRSTNSLVTEQHLISKVYFPRLVIPIVGVLAGLVDLAAGFGVLLLIMACFGIFPKVTILLVPGFLILEAATALGIGLWLASLTVKFRDVGFGVNYLLQLWMYTTPIVYAVSLVPERFRFWYYLNPMTTVIQGFRWALLGVEAPPLVPTLVSTCLVMIFLVTGALMFKRTERTIVDIV; this is encoded by the coding sequence ATGCCAGCCTCAAACCTGCTCAAGCCGATCGTGCTCCGTCTGCACCGACTCTTGTCATCTCGCCGCGACAACTTATCGGTCAGCGCCAAGGTGATTACCCGTATTCAACCCACGAAAGGCTGGGGATCGCTGAACTTACATGAACTGTGGGACTATCGAGACCTGATTTATTTCTTACTGTGGCGAGAAGTCAAGGGACGGTATCGCCAAATGGCACTAGGGCCGTTATGGATCATTTTGCAGCCCCTATTGATGGTGCTGATTAATACGGTGATTTTTGGCATCATTGCCCGCCTGCCCTCTGATAACCTGCCCTATCCAGTATTCAACTATGCTGGGGTCTTGCCATGGAGCTTTTTTGCCGCTGCTGTATCCCGATCTACTAACAGCCTAGTAACTGAACAACATCTCATTTCCAAGGTTTACTTTCCTCGGCTGGTCATTCCCATTGTGGGTGTCTTAGCTGGCTTAGTGGATCTAGCGGCTGGGTTTGGTGTGTTGCTCCTGATCATGGCGTGCTTTGGCATCTTCCCCAAGGTAACCATTCTGCTTGTCCCTGGTTTTTTAATCTTAGAAGCAGCTACAGCCTTAGGAATTGGCCTGTGGTTAGCCTCTCTAACAGTGAAGTTTCGAGATGTGGGGTTTGGGGTCAACTATCTGTTGCAATTGTGGATGTATACTACACCGATCGTATATGCCGTCAGCCTAGTCCCAGAGCGATTTCGGTTTTGGTATTACCTGAACCCGATGACAACTGTCATTCAGGGCTTTCGCTGGGCATTGCTGGGGGTTGAAGCACCACCACTAGTGCCTACCTTGGTTTCAACGTGCTTAGTCATGATTTTCCTGGTCACTGGGGCACTGATGTTTAAGCGGACTGAGCGCACTATTGTAGATATCGTTTAA